In Oreochromis niloticus isolate F11D_XX unplaced genomic scaffold, O_niloticus_UMD_NMBU tig00001756_pilon, whole genome shotgun sequence, one genomic interval encodes:
- the LOC112844863 gene encoding uncharacterized protein LOC112844863, with protein sequence MPKKQKKSQAAKQHWKKFHEFHSVPICEQAEFDFPQSSAEDSVSTKTNADSVKQAGQHIPAHVQQVSYADAVKSGLQLEFNEQHEVSSAPQVGYADFLKRGCHSDVAGPSHAERVNLENQPSVTYVCASHSQAHPKYGDSRNKQCTCNSLTFLAFLHENENMTTADLNLVLDKGDVMYKEAKKRFPKNIHLATDELPDKVDARRSIYYVDMTQPSRYGTFDEPSEEAVDTFLSLEAGLSCLLSDVQYALLIMSGLCIAVFRSTSGKYGFFDPHSRTPSGLPLPLLPRNHGTAVMLKFTLLSDMIKRIQDSYEMMEISPSCNYELKPVQFYSMSTVNLSDTITDTVCRPTAATAVASTHSDTTVHEANPSTPRRNTTTDLTEVSPMSVCTPLVKQQEVYMTEFTSHEAHENEFTNIPTEDQSSQFNFLLSNDAFSCQSNAAIKNGAACDLSDTVLQKICNMTKVTKHQRRKMKRRLMTSDKPRNQRKENQKRKERQKYASNKDYQEKKKSCTSKAYKNNPEVKRKQQQYMKRRYCENDEFRQKKQQYIKRRYYDNAEFRHKQKEYIKRHFSENATVRQKQQQYVKRRYNENAEFRQKQKNYITKRYRESPEFRERQRSRVTQRYARDNAFRRRHKQLMKQLMRDRYQSNLAFRIMHNMRCAMKIKRKYRWVNRQTHESDNSVINEAISMFKSQIKVGPSYPCTVCFKASFPNQVRPCTRSKYVKNPHVVATCLTGRFVHLCDENCRNEQCNVPDERKREWICHTCHNHLKNGSMPALAAANKLELADIPPELSDLNILERHLIAKCIPFAKIIPLPKGRQRAIRGNVVCVSSEVQETVEALPRLRINSQVMRVKLKRRLSYKGHQLFQTVSWSKLVQALHKLKQIHPQYKDVSIRDDAELCDPTLPDEDEDDDEKMNEDDYDEADLMEIDSFLDNTTPESSNVWMTSLNDKYKARPETPEYEEMCMADFAATCRIVYGQQTKDHELKTPSLPTYQAFYGAGCVQLPGTDRLEYVQHIVKRNREKYEKNSEEIESAVEEYEQNRDARLKQIKGSRRPFGGMSVIAVGDFYQLPPVRQSKPLCVHDPSEIDLWREHFQMITLTEIMRQKDDVVFAEMLNRIRVKGKLDELCEADRNLLSQAITEPALCPTDALHIFATNKEVDAHNSATLALLNTHIIDIHADDYRKDPRTGRMALQDRPFKGGKNELPDTLKVAEGARVMLTRNTDIQNGLVNGAFGKLLRVIYSENDQHIIKLGLKMDNETSGKNNRTPADDMVYIERAEENLKQKGVSIFEPGMAYVALSRVTSLSGLYLLDMEGKKIFTNPEITAALENMRQANLDDMMPLLHIFDYSK encoded by the exons AtgccaaagaagcagaaaaagtcaCAAGCTGCAAAACAACACTGGAAGAAGTTCCATGAGTTTCACAGTGTACCAATATGTGAACAAGCTGAGTTTGATTTTCCTCAGAGCTCTGCAGAAGACAGTGTGTCTACAAAGACCAATGCTGACAGTGTCAAACAGGCGGGTCAACATATTCCTGCACATGTACAACAGGTATCCTATGCTGATGCTGTAAAGAGTGGACTGCAGCTTGAATTTAATGAACAACATGAGGTGTCAAGTGCCCCACAGGTGGGTTATGCTGATTTTTTGAAAAGAGGCTGTCACAGTGATGTGGCAGGACCATCTCATGCAGAAAGAGTGAACCTTGAAAACCAGCCCTCTGTTACATATGTCTGTGCATCTCACAGCCAGGCTCATCCTAAATATGGAGACTCCAGAAACAAGCAGTGCacatgtaactcactcacatttCTTGCATTCCTTCATgagaatgaaaacatgactacAGCTGACCTTAATCTGGTCTTGGATAAAGGTGATGTGATGTACAAAGAGGCCAAGAAAAGATTTCCTAAAAATATTCATTTGGCAACCGATGAGCTGCCAGATAAAGTTGATGCTCGCAGGTCTATATATTATGTCGATATGACACAGCCTTCCCGGTATGGAACATTTGACGAACCTTCAGAAGAAGCAGTAGATACCTTTCTCAGCTTAGAAGCAGGACTGAGCTGCCTGTTATCAGATGTGCAGTATGCCTTACTGATTATGAGTGGATTGTGTATCGCAGTGTTCAGATCCACATCAGGCAAATATGGTTTCTTTGATCCACACTCCAGAACACCCAGTGGTCTTCCTCTACCACTACTGCCACGTAATCATGGTACAGCAGTGATGCTGAAATTCACACTCCTCAGTGACATGATTAAGAGGATCCAAGATTCTTATGAAATGATGGAGATATCACCTTCTTGTAACTATGAGCTGAAGCCTGTGCAGTTTTACAGTATGAGCACAGTCAACCTGAGTGATACTATCACAGACACAGTCTGCAGACCAACAGCTGCCACTGCTGTGGCATCTACTCACTCTGACACAACTGTTCATGAAGCAAACCCCTCTACTCCAAGGAGAAACACAACCACTGATCTTACTGAGGTCTCTCCAATGTCTGTTTGTACACCACTGGTGAAACAACAAGAAGTCTACATGACTGAGTTCACATCACATGAAGCTCATGAGAATGAATTTACTAATATACCAACTGAAGACCAATCCAGTCAATTTAATTTCCTTTTATCAAATGATGCTTTTTCATGTCAATCAAATGCTGCAATAAAAAATGGTGCTGCCTGTGATCTTTCTGATACAGTTTTAcaaaaaatctgtaacatgacaaaagTTACTAAACACCAAAGGcgcaaaatgaaaagaagattaaTGACATCAGACAAACCAAGaaatcagagaaaagaaaaccaaaaaaggaaagaacgACAGAAGTATGCTTCAAACAAAGATtaccaagaaaagaaaaaatcttgcACAAGCAAGGCATATAAAAACAACCCTGAAGTTAAACGGAAACAACAACAGTATATGAAAAGACGTTACTGTGAGAATGATGAATTCaggcagaaaaaacaacaatatattaaaagacgTTATTATGACAATGCTGAATTTagacacaaacaaaaagaatatATTAAGAGAcatttttctgaaaatgctACAGTTagacagaaacaacaacaatatgttAAAAGACGTTATAATGAAAATGCTGAatttagacaaaaacaaaaaaactacatcACTAAAAGGTATCGAGAAAGCCCAGaattcagagagagacagagatctcGAGTTACTCAGCGTTATGCACGTGACAATGCATTCAGACGAAGACACAAACAACTGATGAAACAACTAATGCGAGACAGGTATCAAAGTAATCTTGCATTCAGGATTATGCACAACATGAGATGtgccatgaaaataaaaaggaaatacagATGGGTGAACAGACAAACCCATGAGAGTGACAACAGTGTGATCAATGAGGCCATATCTATGTTCAAATCACAAATCAAAGTTGGACCATCATACCcatgtactgtatgtttcaAGGCTTCATTTCCAAACCAAGTGCGACCCTGTACAAGGtcaaaatatgtgaaaaacCCACATGTGGTTGCAACATGTTTGACAGGAAGGTTTGTTCATCTTTGTGATGAAAACTGCAGAAATGAGCAGTGCAATGTGCctgatgagagaaagagagagtggatTTGTCACACCTGCCACAATCATCTTAAAAATGGATCCATGCCAGCACTTGCTGCTGCCAATAAACTGGAGCTTGCTGATATTCCACCTGAACTGTCTGATCTCAACATACTGGAGAGACATCTCATAGCCAAATGCATACCATTTGCAAAGATCATTCCTCTTCCCAAAGGCAGACAGAGAGCAATTAGAGGAAATGTGGTCTGTGTCTCATCAGAGGTACAGGAAACTGTTGAAGCACTACCTCGATTGAGAATTAATTCTCAGGTCATGAGAGTAAAACTGAAGAGACGCTTGTCTTACAAAGGTCATCAGCTGTTTCAGACTGTAAGCTGGTCTAAACTTGTGCAAGCACTGCATAAACTCAAgcagattcatccacagtatAAGGATGTGAGCATCAGAGATGATGCTGAGCTGTGTGATCCAACACTTCCtgatgaagatgaggatgatgatgaaaaaATGAATGAGGACGATTATGATGAGGctgatttaatggaaattgacagct TTCTGGACAACACAACACCTGAGTCTTCCAATGTTTGGATGACATCTTTGAATGACAAATACAAAGCCAGACCTGAAACACCAGAGTAtgaggagatgtgcatggcagaCTTTGCTGCTACTTGCAGGATTGTCTATGGCCAACAGACAAAAG ACCACGAACTGAAAACGCCATCTTTGCCAACCTATCAGGCTTTCTATGGTGCTGGCTGTGTACAGCTACCAGGTACTGACCGTCTTGAATACGTGCAACACATtgtcaaaagaaacagagagaaatatgagaaaaacagtGAGGAGATCGAGAGCGCTGTTGAGGAATATGAGCAGAACAGAG ATGCAagactcaaacagatcaaaGGGAGTCGGAGACCCTTTGGAGGCATGTCAGTCATTGCTGTTGGAGACTTCTATCAGCTACccccagtgcgacagtctaaacctCTCTGTGTGCACGACCCGTCCGAGATCGACCTGTGGCGggagcattttcagatgatcactctgacTGAGAttatgcgtcagaaagatgatgttgtCTTTGCTGAGATGCTGAACAGAATTCGTGTGAAAGGAAAGTTGGATGAGCTTTGCGAAGCAGATAgaaatttgttgtcacaggccatAACTGAACCAGCCCTTTGTCCGACTGATGCGTTGCACATTTTTGCAACTAATAAAGAAGTGGATGCACACAACTCTGCAACGCTGGCTCTGCTCAATACTCATATCATTGACATCCATGCAGATGATTATAGAAAAGATCCTAGAACTGGCAGAATGGCACTTCAAGACAGACCATTCAAAGGAGGTAAAAATGAGTTACCAGACACACTGAAAGTTGCAGAAGGAGCTCGTGTCATGCTCACCAGAAACACTGACATACAAAATGGTTTGGTTAATGGAGCTTTTGGAAAATTACTTCGAGTAATTTACTCTGAAAATGACCAACACATCATCAAGCTTGGACTTAAAATGGATAATGAGACATCTGGAAAGAATAACCGCACACCAGCAGACGACATGGtgtacattgagagagcagaggagaatctAAAGCAGAAAGGAGTG AGCATTTTTGAGCCCGGCATGGCCTACGTAGCTCTCAGTAgagtgacgtctctcagtggactgtATCTTCTTGAtatggaggggaaaaaaatattcactAACCCAGAAATCACTGCAGCACTTGAGAACATGAGACAAGCCAACCTTGATGACATGATGCCTCTTCTACAC ATCTTTGACTACAGTAAGtaa